In bacterium, the genomic window GCGCTATCGCGTGGCGTATAGCCTCTCTCCGGTCCAGAATTTTAATTAATTCCGGCGTGCTTGCCGAATAGCTTTCTTCAATCAACTTCTCTCCAAAGTATTTTTTGTAAAGCTCGTTGGCGTGTTGAGCGCCCGATGCCACATCCTCCATAATACTCATCGGATCTTCATCGTAAGGGTCTTCATTTGTAATAATGACCGCATCTCCCCACGTGCCGGCAATCGCGCCAAGCAGAGGTCGTTTCCATGCGTCTCTTCCGCCGCCAGCGGCTCCCAGAACGCAAATGAGCCGCCCTGGATTTTTTCCTCCTTCCTTCGGGAACCGAAGCGTTCGGTATACTGCGTCCAGAGAATCGGGGGTGTGTGCGTAATCCACAACTGTGACAAAAGACTGACCGGCATCAATATACTCCATGCGTCCCGGCAAGCTTCGTATGTTGCCGAGCGCTTCCATTATTGAGGGGAGTGTTAAGCGCTCGGAAATTCCAACGGAAATTGCGGCTAAAGCGTTTTGCACATTGAACATTCCGGAGAGCCGTAGAGTGCACGGCGTTTCCCGTACCGTGAACGACGTTTTGCGTTCTTCCGGTCTAACATTCTCTGCAATAATATGTTCGCATATAGAGATTTCTTCATTATCATTATGAGCTCCAACATGAAAACAATACTTTCGGTCCGCAGCGAACGCCAAGAAATCGTCCGCACGCGCATCGTCGCCATTTGCAACGATCGTCTTTTGTATGCGGATCCATTTTCCCCCTACATGCTTCTTGCGCCGGGTGCTCTTGAGACAAGCAAATAGCTTTTGCTTCTCGGCCAGGTACTTTTCAAAACTCCCATGAGACTCGATGTGCTCGGGCGCGATGTTAGTGAAAACTGCCGTATCAAAATCGATGTACGCATGCCGATATTGGGCAATGCCCTCCGAGGTAACTTCGCAAACCGCATAGGTGCATCTTGCCTTCACCATGCGTCGCAATTTGCGCTGTATGAAAAATCTTCCCGGCATCGTCATTTTCTTCTTGTTCATCTCTTCGTGCTCGCCGATTTTGAAATGAAGGCTGGAAAGCGCGCCGACTTTGTGGCCGGCATGCTCCAGTATTTTAGTTATGAAATAGACAGCGCTTGTTTTTCCTTTCGTGCCCGTAACGCCAATAACAATAAGATTGTGCGACGGGAAGCCGTAGACAAGCGCTCCAAGAAATGCAAGCGCAAGATGATACCAGTCAAGCGCCCACCCCGGTATAATTTTTTTTATGGACCTCTTTATCATCGTTTGCCATTATACCGTATTTTCACTATAGTGAAAGCGTAGATATGTTGCGCCCGTAGCTCAACGGATAGAGTACTTGGCTTCGAACCAAGGGGTTGCAGGTTCGATTCCTGCCGGGCGCACATACAATGCTAGCGTGAGCAAGGCGCGCGGGATCGTGCTTGATGGGCAACTACGATATTTTGTGATAATTGTTCGGGGAGAACGAAGTAAAAAAGATCTCACCGCGCGTTCAATAAAAAATATATAATCACATGAAACTACGGAACTTGCTTTTATACATCACAAACAATGAGCAGGTGTCTCGCCACGAAGAATTTTTTGATGCGGCGTTCTTTGTCATTAATACCGCTG contains:
- a CDS encoding UDP-N-acetylmuramoyl-L-alanyl-D-glutamate--2,6-diaminopimelate ligase, which codes for MIKRSIKKIIPGWALDWYHLALAFLGALVYGFPSHNLIVIGVTGTKGKTSAVYFITKILEHAGHKVGALSSLHFKIGEHEEMNKKKMTMPGRFFIQRKLRRMVKARCTYAVCEVTSEGIAQYRHAYIDFDTAVFTNIAPEHIESHGSFEKYLAEKQKLFACLKSTRRKKHVGGKWIRIQKTIVANGDDARADDFLAFAADRKYCFHVGAHNDNEEISICEHIIAENVRPEERKTSFTVRETPCTLRLSGMFNVQNALAAISVGISERLTLPSIMEALGNIRSLPGRMEYIDAGQSFVTVVDYAHTPDSLDAVYRTLRFPKEGGKNPGRLICVLGAAGGGRDAWKRPLLGAIAGTWGDAVIITNEDPYDEDPMSIMEDVASGAQHANELYKKYFGEKLIEESYSASTPELIKILDRREAIRHAIALARPGDTLIITGKGAEQLMALKGGRMMSWDDRKVVREEIGRVARIS